CCTTGAGGCTCAAAGATTTCAACGGGATTTAGCCGAATATGAGAAAAGAAACACTCAAATTGTGGGTATTAGTGTAGATGATGTTCAATCCCACGAAGATTTTTGCGATTCTGAGGGTTTAAAGTTTCCTTTGTTGGCGGATACCGATGGTAAGGTAAGTAAGGCTTACGGTTCTTGGTTAACTGGTCGTTCTTTACGTCATACTTATATTGTAAATCCTGAAGGGGTTTTGGTGGCGAAGTTTTTGGGGGTGCGTCCTGTGATTCACAGTCAGGAAGTTTTGGCTACCCTTGATGAGTTACAAGTTAGTTAAGGAGTTGTGATGAAATTACCAAAACTGAGTCAGGAGGATATTGATAGGGTGGTGGAGATGGCATGGGAGGATAGAACTACTTTTGATGCCATTGAGTTACAGTTTGGGTTATCTGAAAAGCAGGTAATTGCTTTAATGAGGAAGGAAATGAAAAGTTCTAGTTTTAGGATGTGGCGCAAACGGGTTTCTGGGAGAAAAACAAAGCATCTCAAGAAAAGGGATTTTCTGGTAACTCGGTTTAAGTCTGATAATCAAAAAACTTAGGTTTTATTTAGTGTGGAGGGGCGATCAATCGCCAAGGGGTACGATTTGCCCTTCTTTTTTTGTGATACAGTTAGAGAAAATAACTAGCCATTTCGCATAAACTGATTTAAGAGTGTTTACAGGATTAATACAAGGTACGGGTAAAGTAAAATCTTTAGGTAATGATTTATATGCGATCGCCATTAGTCGAACAAATCATCAAAAAATTACCCACGACTTAGAATTAGGAGATAGCGTTGCGGTGGATGGAGTTTGTCTCACCGTCGAAAAAATCACTAAAGATGGCTTTGTTGCCACCGCCTCCCCCGAAACCTTGCAACGAACAACCCTAGCTAGAAGTACACAAAATCAAAGCCCCGTAAACCTAGAAACCTCCCTGAGAGTAGGAAGCAAAATTGGCGGACATTTTGTCAGTGGCCATGTGGATGGTATCGGTTGCTTAACGGAATCAAAGCAAACCCAACAAGCATGGGAAATGACTTTTTCTAGCCCCCCAAGCCTCACCGCAGAATGGCAACAATACCTCGCCCCCTACATCGTCTCTAAGGCTAGTATTGCCGTTAATGGTATCAGTCTAACTATCGCTGATTGTGACGTTGACGGTAATTATTTTAAAGTGGCCGTCATACCCGTTACCTACGCTGATACTAATCTGGCTCAACTTAAAATAGGTGATTGGGTAAACTTAGAAAGCGACATCCTTGGTAAGTATGTTGATAGATTAATTAGCCATCGGCTTGGAAAACAACCCATCCAAGAAAATATCAGCCTTGATTTTCTCGCTCAACATGGATATTAAAGGTTTAATTAGGGAGCGAATGAGCCATAGCCCCACCGTGTAATGAATTACCTTTGTGAAGGTGTAAACAATTAACAATGGACAATTAACAAACTATTACCTGCAACCTGTCACCTAAAACCTCACTCTAATTTGTAAGTGATCAAGCGGACTTGATATTATTGCTCATCAATAAAAACTACTCAAATCCAAATACTTCTCCATATAATTAGCCAAAGCATCGATCAAATCTTCCCGATGTTGACGATAATTAGATATACCCGTGGGCAAAGAAGGTAAACCCCTTTTATGGCGTAAATGATTTAACCACGAGCGCCTCCAGGCACCATTATCAAAAATTCCATGGAGATAACAACCCCAAACCGATAAATTTCCATTAACTAAACCCAAACTAGCATCATCAAACAAAGCCATATACTTAATCTTGCGCTTTTTAACCAAAGGAGTAACCAACTCCGTATAACCCTGATGAATCTCATAACCATCCACAGGAAAACCACTCTGAGGATAATTCGCCGATATTTCCCTTTGACGAGTAATTTTTTCGGGCTTAAGGGTAGTCTGAATCGGTAACAAATCAATACCTTCTATTTCCGAGCAAACCCCCTCAATATTATCCCCATCAATGATTTTATGTCCTAACATTTGATAACCGCCACAGATACCAAAAACCGTACCTCCCCCACTCTCATATTCCTGAATTTTTTCTTTCATGCCCGTTTTTTCCAATACCATTAAATCAGCCATAGTATTTTTTGTACCCGGTATAATCACCGCATCGGGAAACCCTATATCTTGATGAGGCTCAATATATTCTATAAAAACATGATCTTCCCCTTCCAATGGATCAAAATCAGTAAAATTATAAACCCTAGGTAACTTAATAATTTTTATGTGTAGATTATGACTTGTCTTACTATGATCATACTTGGAAAATCGAAAAGAATTGGCAGAAAATAAATCAGAATTGAACCAAGGTACTACCCCCAAAACGGGAATTCCTGTATATTCTTGTAACCACTTAATATCATCCTCAAGGGTAGATTTATCCCCCCTAAATTTATTAATAATAATACCTTTAACCAATGCCCTTTCCTGAGGCTCTAAAAGTGCCAAAGTTCCCACAATATGGGCAAAAACCCCCCCCCTTTCAATGTCTGCTACCAAGATTGTGTCTGCATTAAGATGAGTTGCTATCCTCATATTTGCTAAGTCTTGATGTTTGCGATTAATTTCGGCAGGGCTTCCCACCCCTTCACAAATAATTAGGTTAAATTCTTGCCCTAGGGTTACTAATGATTCTTTAATAATCTCCCAACTTTGTTCCAAATATTTTTCGTCATATTCTTTTCCCCTAGTTGTGCCGACTAAATGCCCCTGAAAAAATACCTGTGATAATTGATCTTTTTGGGGTTTTATTAATACGGGATTCATTTCCACTCGGGGAGTTGTTTTCGCCGCCCATGCTTGAAAGGCTTGGGCATAACTGATTTCTCCCCCTGTACTGGTAAGATAATGATCTAAGCCAATATTTTGTCCTTGAAAGGGGCTAACTAACCATCCTTTACGCCACAAAAGACGAGATAGGGCTATTATAAGGGTTGATTTACCTGCGTGGGATGTTGTACCCACTACCATAATTGCTTTCATGTGTTTATGTTAATTATTGGACAAAATAGCTATTTTTGATGGATAAAAGTTTTTCTATAGCTAGTAAAAAAATTGCCCCTTTTGATGAGGCAAAGAGGCTTAGACTTAAGTTTTGTTTTTGTCATGGTTTTTAGTCGGGATATTCTCCCCCTACGCCAATATTAGTATTGTAAATGGTTGCTTCTTCAATGTTGAGATTGTTTATAAAAGCATTTTCTAGGTGGGTATCGAATAGGGTTGCATAACTTAAGTTAGTGTGGTTAAGATTAGCATAATTCATGGTGGCGTTGGTTAAAAATGCTTGATGAAAGTCTGCATAGGCTAGATTCGCACCGTCTAAGTCTGCACCTTCTAAGTTGGCATAGCTTAGGTTAGCACCTCTTAAGTCTGCGTTTCTTAAGTCTGCCCCAATTAGATGGGTTTCTCGTAAGTCTGCATTCCTTAAGTCACATCCTGCACATTGATTGGTTTCGATTAGCTGTTTCACATGGTCCGGGTTTTGAGCTACCGTTTCTGATATGGTGATGGTACTAAGGGCGATCGCACTTACCGCAACAGTTAGTAATTTTTTCATAAATATTTCCCCCTATCTCTATAATCCTATTTTATCTTTATTTACCCTATTTTTTTCTTAATATTACAGGGTTTTTACAAAGCAATTAAATTTATCAATATCACAATAGATTTTTTCCTCAATGAATAATGAAACTAAATAATCATTACATTAAAATTAAAAATAAATATTACAGAAAATAATCTAAATTAGGAAACAGCTTTAACCACTAAACAGAAAATATATTTAAATCAAACCTTTCCATATCAGTAACTTTAAAAATTATTACTATTATATTTAATTATTTAATTGCCACACATTAATTATAACAAACCATCACAGATACACAGGTAGGGTAAAACGAAAACAACTACCCTGATTTCCATTATCATCAACCCAAATTTGACCATAATGAGCATTAATTACTTGACGACAAAGAGCTAACCCAATACCATATCCCTCTTGCTTTATATCTCTTTCCAAACGAAAATGACCATCAAAAATGCGTTCTTTTTTTTCAGGGGGGATACCCGAACCCGTATCAATAATACTTACTTCTATTTTTTGGGTGGTTTTATGAATAATTGCAACGGTAATTGTGCCATCATTGGGAGTATATTTAATGGCATTTTCAATTAAATTAATTAATACCTGATTAATCAACTCTGGATCTGCATAAACTGGGGGCAAATCTTGAGGAATATCCCTAATTAAAACTTGATTTTTAACTTGTATTTTTTGGTTAAAACTATTTAACAATTCATTGCACAAAATAGGTAAATTGACCTTAACAGGTATAATATTAAGCTGATGATTGGTTTTTTTGGATGTTTCTAGTAAATCAGAGATCATTTTATTCATGACCTTAAACTGTTTTTTAGACTGTTGACAAAGTCGTTTTTGTAACTTAAATATTTTCTCTTGATCAGATTCATTAATCGCTAATTCAATAGTTTCCACCGCAAGGGAAGCAGCAGTTAAGGGATTGCGCAAATCATGCACCAACATTGCCAACATTTGGTCTTTAAAATTTAATTGTTGTTGTAAATTTTCCACCTCCTGTTTTAACTGAAAAATATCATCACTCATACGGATTAAATCGGAAGAAGGTAAGCAGGTTTGTAGAATAGATTCCTCCTCTCCAGAATTACTATTCATGGTGTGGGTTAGAGAATATTGCCACTTATCCCACCATTTTTGCAGTTGGGCGGTTAAATTACTTCCTGCCAAGGTTTGTTGGGGCGCGGGGTTAACTTTGACAAGGGCTGGGGTAGCAACCAGTTTAAAATGTTCTACTAAATGGGGATATTTACTAATTTCTAATACTTCTAGTTGAAATTGATATTCATGGGTTAGACTTTGAAGATAATTTTTGATGTCTTGAATATTTTGTTGAGAGCTATGACGATTATCTACAAATAATAATAATTGGAGAGATTTTTGAGGTGGTTTAATATTTTTATTTTTAATTTCGCCCGAATTTTGATCCCTGTCTGATGGATACATAGTGAATAATACTCCCTACTGAGCATATTT
This portion of the Cyanobacterium stanieri LEGE 03274 genome encodes:
- a CDS encoding peroxiredoxin, with amino-acid sequence MWKSIFKSNIIVALIFSVCLWFGFSIPALALGGIQPTLNEPAPEFSLPSNGGNGEVSLDDFRGKWVVVYFYPQDFTPGCTLEAQRFQRDLAEYEKRNTQIVGISVDDVQSHEDFCDSEGLKFPLLADTDGKVSKAYGSWLTGRSLRHTYIVNPEGVLVAKFLGVRPVIHSQEVLATLDELQVS
- a CDS encoding TIGR03643 family protein, whose translation is MKLPKLSQEDIDRVVEMAWEDRTTFDAIELQFGLSEKQVIALMRKEMKSSSFRMWRKRVSGRKTKHLKKRDFLVTRFKSDNQKT
- the ribE gene encoding riboflavin synthase, yielding MFTGLIQGTGKVKSLGNDLYAIAISRTNHQKITHDLELGDSVAVDGVCLTVEKITKDGFVATASPETLQRTTLARSTQNQSPVNLETSLRVGSKIGGHFVSGHVDGIGCLTESKQTQQAWEMTFSSPPSLTAEWQQYLAPYIVSKASIAVNGISLTIADCDVDGNYFKVAVIPVTYADTNLAQLKIGDWVNLESDILGKYVDRLISHRLGKQPIQENISLDFLAQHGY
- the cobQ gene encoding cobyric acid synthase CobQ; this encodes MKAIMVVGTTSHAGKSTLIIALSRLLWRKGWLVSPFQGQNIGLDHYLTSTGGEISYAQAFQAWAAKTTPRVEMNPVLIKPQKDQLSQVFFQGHLVGTTRGKEYDEKYLEQSWEIIKESLVTLGQEFNLIICEGVGSPAEINRKHQDLANMRIATHLNADTILVADIERGGVFAHIVGTLALLEPQERALVKGIIINKFRGDKSTLEDDIKWLQEYTGIPVLGVVPWFNSDLFSANSFRFSKYDHSKTSHNLHIKIIKLPRVYNFTDFDPLEGEDHVFIEYIEPHQDIGFPDAVIIPGTKNTMADLMVLEKTGMKEKIQEYESGGGTVFGICGGYQMLGHKIIDGDNIEGVCSEIEGIDLLPIQTTLKPEKITRQREISANYPQSGFPVDGYEIHQGYTELVTPLVKKRKIKYMALFDDASLGLVNGNLSVWGCYLHGIFDNGAWRRSWLNHLRHKRGLPSLPTGISNYRQHREDLIDALANYMEKYLDLSSFY
- a CDS encoding pentapeptide repeat-containing protein, whose product is MKKLLTVAVSAIALSTITISETVAQNPDHVKQLIETNQCAGCDLRNADLRETHLIGADLRNADLRGANLSYANLEGADLDGANLAYADFHQAFLTNATMNYANLNHTNLSYATLFDTHLENAFINNLNIEEATIYNTNIGVGGEYPD
- a CDS encoding histidine kinase codes for the protein MYPSDRDQNSGEIKNKNIKPPQKSLQLLLFVDNRHSSQQNIQDIKNYLQSLTHEYQFQLEVLEISKYPHLVEHFKLVATPALVKVNPAPQQTLAGSNLTAQLQKWWDKWQYSLTHTMNSNSGEEESILQTCLPSSDLIRMSDDIFQLKQEVENLQQQLNFKDQMLAMLVHDLRNPLTAASLAVETIELAINESDQEKIFKLQKRLCQQSKKQFKVMNKMISDLLETSKKTNHQLNIIPVKVNLPILCNELLNSFNQKIQVKNQVLIRDIPQDLPPVYADPELINQVLINLIENAIKYTPNDGTITVAIIHKTTQKIEVSIIDTGSGIPPEKKERIFDGHFRLERDIKQEGYGIGLALCRQVINAHYGQIWVDDNGNQGSCFRFTLPVYL